A stretch of the Leishmania infantum JPCM5 genome chromosome 30 genome encodes the following:
- a CDS encoding putative replication factor C, subunit 2, with protein MSSSSQPAQKRAKTEGASDTAGAAAPWVEKYRPRTLAEVEAQDEAVGALRACLKEGANMPHFLFHGPPGTGKTTSILAVAHELFGPDYIRSRVRELNASDDRGINVVREKVKIFAQGAVSSSGSSVTQSDGKVYPVPPFKLIILDEADALLPDAQAALRRMMEDFSDVTRFCILCNYVSRIIDPIASRCAKYRFKPLVKSALYHRIEYVAQAEGITLSPASLHALDTVSGGDLRLAIMHLQSAQKAKGDDLSKEDFVSVSGSVPADVMQRYLSALFSHRLEEVIQASRRLVAEGFAAAQVLLQMQHYLVSAECPLNSAQRGKIMLKLCQTERRLADGGDDYLQLLDIGSAVCSA; from the coding sequence ATGAGCTCGTCGTCACAACCTGCGCAGAAGAGGGCCAAGACGGAGGGCGCGTccgacaccgccggcgctgccgcgccgtggGTGGAGAAGTATCGGCCACGCACATTggcagaggtggaggcgcaggatGAGGCCGTTGGCGCCCTCCGCGCGTGCTTGAAGGAGGGGGCCAACATGCCTCACTTTCTCTTTCACGGCCCACCTGGCACGGGCAAGACGACGTCCATCCTCGCCGTGGCGCACGAGCTCTTCGGCCCCGACTACATCCGAAGTCGGGTGCGCGAGCTAAACGCCTCTGACGACCGTGGCATCAACGTGGTCCGGGAGAAGGTGAAAATCTTTGCGCAAGGCGCTGTCTCGAGCAGCGGTAGCAGCGTCACCCAGTCGGATGGAAAAGTCTACCCGGTTCCACCTTTCAAGCTCATCATTCTCGACGAGGCCGACGCACTGCTCCCCGATGCTCAGGCTGCTCTGCGGCGCATGATGGAGGACTTTAGCGATGTGACCCGCTTTTGCATCCTCTGCAACTACGTAAGCCGCATCATCGATCCAATCGCGAGCCGATGCGCCAAGTATCGCTTCAAACCGCTTGTAAAGAGTGCCCTCTATCACCGTATCGAGTACGTGGCCCAAGCCGAGGGCATCACCCTCTCACCAGCCTCTCTCCACGCCTTGGACACCGTGAGTGGCGGCGATCTCCGTCTCGCCATTATGCACCTCCAGTCGGCACAAAAGGCGAAGGGGGACGACTTGTCGAAGGAGGACTTCGTCTCCGTATCTGGCAGCGTGCCGGCGGACGTGATGCAGCGATACCTCAGCGCACTGTTCTCTCACCGCTTAGAGGAGGTGATTCAGGCATCGCGCAGGCTGGTTGCGGAGggcttcgccgccgcacagGTGCTGCTTCAGATGCAGCACTACCTTGTGAGCGCCGAGTGTCCGCTGAACTCGGCCCAGCGCGGCAAGATTATGCTAAAGCTGTGTCAGACAGAGCGGCGGCTTGCCGACGGGGGAGACGACtatctgcagctgctcgacatTGGAAGCGCTGTGTGCTCCGCATAA
- a CDS encoding SH3 domain protein-like protein yields MRYFVVAHEFQAEEDVELSVFKGEILCATEGIAQDGWIKVEVTMDARRRGFVPISYLREISAAEASASMPAPASSAPPSAGESTSPMRTPQRAGGESPARAALANTTISTSLNLGNCSDVVKKGSSPSLQPMRSPETAAAHAAPTSSSIHLTPAQQAAGPVNRHLLENPNAVVDAFMKNEVYFNQLMQRRASALAQMQSGLEEAMTEVAACKDRSAVLTRKLHDLDGVVERERQRWMDRVEEEKAHVSRSAPYSAPLTVPVSCGTTPVRSPIIGPRSGLGRSVLDDDSPRQLRA; encoded by the coding sequence ATGCGGTACTTCGTCGTGGCGCACGAATTtcaggcggaggaggacgtggAATTGTCCGTCTTCAAAGGCGAGATACTCTGTGCCACGGAGGGCATCGCTCAGGATGGCTGGATAAAGGTCGAAGTAACCATGgacgcgcgccgccgtggcttCGTGCCTATTTCGTACCTCCGCGAAATCTCTGCCGCGGAGGCATCAGCTTCGATGCCGgcacccgcctcctccgcaccGCCATCGGCAGGGGAGTCAACGTCCCCCATGCGCACACCGCAACGCGCTGGAGGAGAGTCTCCAGCGAGGGCAGCTCTTGCCAACACGACAATATCCACGTCACTGAACCTGGGAAACTGCAGTGACGTTGTGAAGAAGGGTTCCAGCCCGTCTCTGCAGCCGATGCGCAGCCCTGAgacagccgctgcgcacgccgccCCGACtagcagcagcatccactTGACCCCCGCTCAGCAAGCTGCCGGTCCGGTCAACCGCCACCTGCTCGAGAACCCCAACGCTGTTGTCGACGCCTTCATGAAGAATGAGGTGTACTTCAATCAGCTaatgcagcggcgcgcctcgGCACTGGCGCAGATGCAGTCGGGCTTGGAGGAGGCCATGACAGAGGTTGCGGCGTGCAAGgaccgcagcgccgtgctCACACGAAAGCTGCACGACCTGGATGGGGTGGTGGAGCGCGAGCGTCAGCGCTGGATGGACCgggtggaggaggaaaaggcgCATGTGAGCCGCTCAGCCCCCTACAGCGCGCCGTTGACTGTTCCGgtcagctgcggcaccacaCCGGTTCGCTCGCCTATCATTGGCCCACGTAGCGGGCTGGGGCGTAGTGTGCTGGACGACGACAGTCCACGCCAGCTCAGAGCATAG
- the SGT gene encoding conserved TPR domain protein, giving the protein MEERDLPITDDHRKLVFSFIRMIRRSQVENPERAEAVAQMLGEEFGVDPAGSGGLHDTEVDVLEAFKTALREHERRSGVEQDEKFVCFVELLEKKGYFKGVEKGSDEYAQRLEKAREKFNQRNNPYEGLTAEQIKNKGNELMSQAKYKEAIAYYTKAIELQPDNAVFFANRAAAHTHLKDYNNAIIDCERAIIINPEYSKSYSRLGTALFYQENYSRAVDAFTKACELDPDNATHKEDLKRAEEKAKATALSTGGGMGGFPGMGGFPEMGGMPDMSQFANMMSNPQFMETAQRMMQNPEFSNLVANMASKFSQGGMDPAELNRLGADMGMRNVDEEGNVVTPFGKVNRAAIEQLQEEEVRKNPKLAGIMADVQANGYGAFQKYLGDPDVMNLMMKFQNLMFTNPNRSP; this is encoded by the coding sequence ATGGAGGAGAGAGATCTGCCCATCACAGATGATCACAGGAAGCTCGTCTTCTCCTTCATCCGGATGATACGCCGGTCGCAGGTCGAGAACCCCGAGCGCgctgaggcggtggcgcagatgcTTGGTGAGGAGTTCGGCGTCGACCcggctggcagcggcggtctGCACGACACGGAGGTGGACGTGCTGGAGGCCTTCAAGacagcgctgcgcgagcacgagcgtcgcagcggcgtcgagcAGGACGAAAAATTCGTATGCtttgtggagctgctggagaagaaggGCTATTTCAAGGGCGTCGAGAAAGGCTCCGACGAAtacgcgcagcggctggagaaggcgcgcgaGAAGTTTAACCAGCGCAACAACCCTTATGAGGGCCTCACAGCGGAGCAGATTAAGAACAAGGGCAACGAGTTGATGAGCCAGGCCAAGTACAAGGAGGCGATCGCGTACTACACTAAGGCGATTGAGCTACAGCCGGACAACGCCGTCTTCTTCGCAAACCGCGCCGCGGCTCACACGCACCTCAAGGACTACAACAACGCTATCATTGACTGCGAGCGCGCCATCATCATCAACCCCGAGTACTCGAAGTCGTACTCCCGCCTGGGAACGGCTCTCTTCTACCAGGAGAATTACAGCCGCGCTGTCGACGCCTTCACCAAGGCGTGCGAGCTCGACCCCGACAATGCCACCCACAAGGAGGACCTTAAGcgcgcggaggagaaggcgaaggcgacTGCCCTCAGCACGGGCGGCGGTATGGGCGGCTTCCCGGGCATGGGCGGCTTTCCCGAGATGGGTGGCATGCCGGACATGAGCCAGTTCGCGAACATGATGAGCAACCCGCAGTTCatggagacggcgcagcgcatgaTGCAGAATCCCGAGTTTAGCAACCTGGTTGCCAACATGGCGAGCAAGTTCAGCCAGGGCGGCATGGACCCAGCGGAGCTGAACCGCCTCGGTGCCGACATGGGCATGCGCaacgtggacgaggagggcaaTGTTGTAACGCCGTTCGGCAAGGTGAACCGTGCCGCcatcgagcagctgcaggaggaggaggtgcgtaAGAACCCGAAGCTGGCGGGCATCATGGCGGATGTGCAAGCCAACGGCTACGGCGCCTTCCAGAAGTATCTCGGTGACCCCGATGTCATGAATCTGATGATGAAGTTCCAGAACCTCATGTTTACGAACCCGAATAGGAGTCCTTGA